The following coding sequences are from one Microtus pennsylvanicus isolate mMicPen1 chromosome 1, mMicPen1.hap1, whole genome shotgun sequence window:
- the Wsb2 gene encoding WD repeat and SOCS box-containing protein 2 isoform X1, producing the protein MTSPSPEEPLLLAELKPGRPHQFDWKSSCETWSVAFSPDGSWFAWSQGHCVVKLVPWPLEEQFIPKGFEAKSRTSKNDSKGRGSLKEKTLDCGQIVWGLAFSPWPSPPSRKLWARHHPQVPDVSCLILATGLNDGQIKIWEVQTGLLLLNLSGHQDVVRDLSFTPSGSLILVSASRDKTLRIWDLNKHGKQIQVLSGHLQWVYCCSISPDCSMLCSAAGEKSVFLWSMRSYTLIRKLEGHQSSVVSCDFSPDSALLVTASYDTSVIMWDPYTGERLRSLHHTQLEPVMDDSDVHMSSLRSVCFSPEGLYLATVADDRLLRIWALELKAPVAFAPMTNGLCCTFFPHGGVIATGTRDGHVQFWTAPRVLSSLKHLCRKALRSFLTTYQVLALPIPKKMKEFLTYRTL; encoded by the exons ATGACGTCTCCTTCCCCAGAGGAACCGCTGCTGCTGGCTGAACTCAAGCCTGGACGTCCCCATCAGTTTGACTGGAAGTCAAGCTGTGAGACCTGGAGTGTGGCCTTCTCCCCAGATGGTTCCTGGTTTGCCTGGTCTCAAGGACACTGCGTGGTCAAGCTGGTCCCCTGGCCTTTAGAAGAGCAGTT CATTCCTAAAGGATTCGAAGCCAAAAGCCGGACCAGCAAAAATGATTCAAAAGGACGAGGCAGCCTGAAGGAGAAGACACTGGACTGTGGTCAGATTGTATGGGGGTTGGCCTTCAGCCCGTGGCCCTCACCACCCAGCAGGAAACTCTGGGCACGCCACCATCCCCAGGTGCCAGATGTTTCTTGCCTGATCCTGGCCACGGGTCTCAATGACGGACAGATCAAGATTTGGGAGGTGCAGACAG GGCTCCTGCTTCTGAATCTTTCTGGCCACCAAGATGTCGTGAGAGATCTGAGTTTCACACCCAGTGGAAGTTTGATTTTGGTCTCTGCATCCCGGGATAAGACTCTTCGAATCTGGGACCTGAATAAACATG GTAAGCAGATCCAGGTGTTGTCTGGCCACCTGCAGTGGGTTTACTGCTGCTCTATCTCCCCTGACTGCAGCATGTTATGTTCCGCAGCTGGTGAGAAGTCG GTCTTTCTGTGGAGCATGCGGTCCTACACACTAATCCGGAAGCTGGAAGGCCACCAGAGCAGTGTTGTCTCCTGTGacttctctcctgactctgccttgcTCGTCACAGCTTCTTACGACACCAGCGTGATTATGTGGGACCCCTACACTGGCGAGAGGCTGAGGTCACTTCA CCACACCCAGCTCGAACCTGTCATGGATGACAGTGATGTCCACATGAGCTCCCTGCGGTCTGTGTGCTTCTCTCCTGAAGGCCTGTACCTTGCTACAGTGGCAGATGACAG GCTCCTCAGGATCTGGGCTCTGGAACTGAAGGCTCCAGTTGCCTTTGCTCCCATGACCAATGGTCTTTGCTGCACATTCTTCCCACATGGTGGAGTTATAGCCACAGG GACAAGAGATGGCCATGTCCAGTTCTGGACGGCTCCCCGCGTCCTGTCCTCACTCAAGCATTTATGCAGGAAAGCCCTTCGAAGTTTCCTCACAACATACCAAGTCCTAGCACTGCCAATCCCTAAGAAGATGAAAGAGTTCCTCACATACAGGACTTTGTAG
- the Wsb2 gene encoding WD repeat and SOCS box-containing protein 2 isoform X2 — protein sequence MEAGEEPLLLAELKPGRPHQFDWKSSCETWSVAFSPDGSWFAWSQGHCVVKLVPWPLEEQFIPKGFEAKSRTSKNDSKGRGSLKEKTLDCGQIVWGLAFSPWPSPPSRKLWARHHPQVPDVSCLILATGLNDGQIKIWEVQTGLLLLNLSGHQDVVRDLSFTPSGSLILVSASRDKTLRIWDLNKHGKQIQVLSGHLQWVYCCSISPDCSMLCSAAGEKSVFLWSMRSYTLIRKLEGHQSSVVSCDFSPDSALLVTASYDTSVIMWDPYTGERLRSLHHTQLEPVMDDSDVHMSSLRSVCFSPEGLYLATVADDRLLRIWALELKAPVAFAPMTNGLCCTFFPHGGVIATGTRDGHVQFWTAPRVLSSLKHLCRKALRSFLTTYQVLALPIPKKMKEFLTYRTL from the exons AGGAACCGCTGCTGCTGGCTGAACTCAAGCCTGGACGTCCCCATCAGTTTGACTGGAAGTCAAGCTGTGAGACCTGGAGTGTGGCCTTCTCCCCAGATGGTTCCTGGTTTGCCTGGTCTCAAGGACACTGCGTGGTCAAGCTGGTCCCCTGGCCTTTAGAAGAGCAGTT CATTCCTAAAGGATTCGAAGCCAAAAGCCGGACCAGCAAAAATGATTCAAAAGGACGAGGCAGCCTGAAGGAGAAGACACTGGACTGTGGTCAGATTGTATGGGGGTTGGCCTTCAGCCCGTGGCCCTCACCACCCAGCAGGAAACTCTGGGCACGCCACCATCCCCAGGTGCCAGATGTTTCTTGCCTGATCCTGGCCACGGGTCTCAATGACGGACAGATCAAGATTTGGGAGGTGCAGACAG GGCTCCTGCTTCTGAATCTTTCTGGCCACCAAGATGTCGTGAGAGATCTGAGTTTCACACCCAGTGGAAGTTTGATTTTGGTCTCTGCATCCCGGGATAAGACTCTTCGAATCTGGGACCTGAATAAACATG GTAAGCAGATCCAGGTGTTGTCTGGCCACCTGCAGTGGGTTTACTGCTGCTCTATCTCCCCTGACTGCAGCATGTTATGTTCCGCAGCTGGTGAGAAGTCG GTCTTTCTGTGGAGCATGCGGTCCTACACACTAATCCGGAAGCTGGAAGGCCACCAGAGCAGTGTTGTCTCCTGTGacttctctcctgactctgccttgcTCGTCACAGCTTCTTACGACACCAGCGTGATTATGTGGGACCCCTACACTGGCGAGAGGCTGAGGTCACTTCA CCACACCCAGCTCGAACCTGTCATGGATGACAGTGATGTCCACATGAGCTCCCTGCGGTCTGTGTGCTTCTCTCCTGAAGGCCTGTACCTTGCTACAGTGGCAGATGACAG GCTCCTCAGGATCTGGGCTCTGGAACTGAAGGCTCCAGTTGCCTTTGCTCCCATGACCAATGGTCTTTGCTGCACATTCTTCCCACATGGTGGAGTTATAGCCACAGG GACAAGAGATGGCCATGTCCAGTTCTGGACGGCTCCCCGCGTCCTGTCCTCACTCAAGCATTTATGCAGGAAAGCCCTTCGAAGTTTCCTCACAACATACCAAGTCCTAGCACTGCCAATCCCTAAGAAGATGAAAGAGTTCCTCACATACAGGACTTTGTAG
- the Rfc5 gene encoding replication factor C subunit 5 isoform X2: MVLELNASDDRGIDIVRGPILSFASTRTIFKKGFKLVILDEADAMTQDAQNALRRVIEKFTENTRFCLICNYLSKIIPALQSRCTRFRFGPLTPELMVPRLEHVIEQENVDISEDGMKALVTLSSGDMRRALNILQSTNMAFGKVTEETVYTCTGHPLKTDIANILDWMLNQDFTTAYRNIMELKTLKGLALHDILTEVHLFVHRVDFPSSVRIHLLTKMADIEYRLSVGTNEKIQLSSLIAAFQVTRDLIVSEA; the protein is encoded by the exons CTGAATGCTTCCGATGACCGAGGAATAGATATCGTTCGGGGGCCAATCCTCAGCTTTGCCAGCACAAGGACAATCTTCAA GAAAGGATTTAAGCTTGTGATCCTGGATGAAGCTGATGCCATGACTCAAGATGCCCAGAATGCCTTGAGACGAG TGATCGAGAAGTTTACAGAGAACACCAGGTTTTGCCTCATCTGTAACTACCTGTCCAAGATCATCCCTGCCTTGCAGTCAAGGTGCACAAGGTTCCGATTTGGCCCTCTGACGCCTGAACTCATGGTTCCTCGCCTGGAGCATGTAATAGAACAGGAGAA TGTTGATATAAGTGAAGATGGAATGAAGGCCCTTGTCACTCTGTCCAGTGGGGATATGCGAAGGGCTTTGAACATTCTGCAG AGTACCAATATGGCCTTTGGGAAGGTGACAGAAGAGACTGTCTACACCTGCACCGGGCATCCCCTTAAGACAGACATTGCCAACATTCTGGACTGGATGCTAAATCAAGACTTCACCACTGCCTACAGAA ACATCATGGAGCTGAAGACTCTGAAGGGCTTGGCTCTGCATGACATCCTGACCGAGGTTCACCTGTTTGTGCACAGAG tTGACTTTCCATCTTCAGTTCGGATACATTTACTGACCAAGATGGCAGACATTGA GTATAGACTTTCCGTTGGTACCAATGAGAAGATACAGCTGAGCTCCCTCATTGCTGCTTTTCAAGTCACCAGAGACCTGATAGTCTCAGAGGCCTAG